One Streptomyces sp. CNQ-509 DNA window includes the following coding sequences:
- a CDS encoding RNA-binding protein, producing MLEEALEHLVKGIVDNPDEVEVSSRNLRRGRVLEVRVHPEDLGKVIGRNGRTARSLRTVVGALGGRGIRVDLVDVDQVR from the coding sequence ATGCTCGAAGAAGCCCTTGAGCACCTGGTGAAGGGCATCGTCGACAACCCCGACGAGGTCGAGGTCAGTTCCCGCAACCTGCGCCGCGGCCGGGTGCTGGAGGTCCGGGTGCACCCCGAGGACCTCGGCAAGGTCATCGGCCGCAACGGCCGTACGGCCCGCTCGCTGCGCACCGTCGTCGGCGCGCTCGGCGGCCGCGGCATCCGCGTCGACCTGGTCGACGTGGACCAGGTCCGCTGA
- the proS gene encoding proline--tRNA ligase, protein MAKAPVLTPQADDFPRWYQDVITKAELADNGPVRGTMVIRPYGYGLWERTQREMDDRIKAAGAQNAYFPLFIPESYLAREADHVEGFAPELAVVTHGGGKELEEPVVVRPTSETIVNDYFAKWVQSYRDLPLLINQWANVVRWELRPRMFLRTTEFLWQEGHTAHATYEEARDYAARIQRDVYADFMVNVLAIDVLPGRKTAAERFAGALNTLTLEAMMRDGKALQMGTSHELGQNFAKAFGTRYLTADGAREHVWQTSWGSTTRMVGGMIMVHGDDDGLRVPPRLASVQAVVLAVKGDEAVLAKVREAGDRLAAAGVRVRVDDRVDVPFGRRAVDWELKGVPVRVEIGPRDLAAGTATLVRRVPGTKEPVALDALLDDGAGMLPKILEDDQERLLAESRRMREEGTTDVRTVAEAAEAAAAGGWARIPWADLGPAGEARLAEQAVSVRCLIAADGSVPGADDEPGTLAVVARAY, encoded by the coding sequence ATGGCAAAGGCACCCGTACTCACGCCCCAGGCGGACGACTTCCCGCGCTGGTACCAGGACGTCATCACCAAGGCCGAGCTGGCCGACAACGGCCCGGTGCGCGGCACGATGGTCATCCGGCCGTACGGGTACGGGCTCTGGGAGCGTACGCAGCGGGAGATGGACGACCGGATCAAGGCCGCGGGCGCGCAGAACGCGTACTTCCCGCTCTTCATCCCGGAGTCCTACCTGGCCAGGGAGGCCGACCACGTCGAGGGCTTCGCGCCGGAACTGGCCGTCGTCACCCACGGCGGCGGCAAGGAGCTGGAGGAGCCGGTCGTCGTCCGGCCCACCTCGGAGACGATCGTCAACGACTACTTCGCCAAGTGGGTGCAGAGCTACCGAGACCTGCCGCTGCTGATCAACCAGTGGGCCAACGTGGTGCGCTGGGAGCTGCGGCCGCGGATGTTCCTGCGGACGACGGAGTTCCTGTGGCAGGAGGGGCACACCGCGCACGCCACGTACGAGGAGGCGCGCGACTACGCGGCCCGTATCCAGCGCGACGTGTACGCCGACTTCATGGTGAACGTGCTGGCGATCGACGTGCTCCCGGGCCGCAAGACCGCCGCCGAGCGGTTCGCCGGCGCCCTCAACACCCTGACCCTCGAAGCGATGATGCGCGATGGCAAAGCGCTGCAGATGGGCACCAGTCACGAGCTGGGCCAGAACTTCGCGAAGGCGTTCGGCACGCGGTACCTGACCGCGGACGGCGCCCGCGAGCACGTGTGGCAGACCTCCTGGGGCTCCACGACCCGCATGGTCGGCGGCATGATCATGGTGCACGGCGACGACGACGGGCTGCGCGTCCCGCCGCGGCTGGCGTCCGTACAGGCGGTGGTGCTGGCCGTGAAGGGCGACGAGGCGGTGCTCGCCAAGGTGCGCGAGGCCGGCGACCGGCTGGCCGCCGCCGGGGTACGGGTCCGGGTCGACGACCGCGTCGACGTCCCCTTCGGACGGCGGGCGGTGGACTGGGAGCTGAAGGGGGTGCCCGTACGGGTCGAGATCGGCCCGCGCGACCTGGCCGCCGGCACCGCGACGCTCGTCCGGCGGGTGCCCGGCACCAAGGAGCCGGTGGCGCTCGACGCGCTGCTGGACGACGGGGCCGGGATGCTCCCGAAGATTCTTGAAGACGATCAGGAACGGTTGCTGGCCGAGTCACGTCGAATGCGTGAGGAGGGGACGACGGACGTGCGGACGGTCGCGGAGGCGGCCGAGGCGGCGGCGGCCGGCGGCTGGGCCCGTATCCCGTGGGCGGACCTCGGTCCCGCGGGCGAGGCCCGGCTGGCGGAGCAGGCCGTGTCGGTGCGCTGCCTGATCGCGGCGGACGGGTCGGTGCCGGGAGCGGACGACGAGCCCGGTACGCTCGCCGTCGTCGCCCGGGCGTACTGA
- the rplS gene encoding 50S ribosomal protein L19, with protein MNLLESVDAASLRDDIPPFRPGDTVNVHVRVIEGNRSRVQQFKGVVIRRQGAGVRESFTVRKVSFGVGVERTFPVHTPVVEKIELVTRGQVRRAKLYYLRDLRGKAAKIKEKRES; from the coding sequence ATGAACCTTCTCGAAAGCGTCGACGCAGCCTCCCTGCGCGACGACATCCCGCCCTTCCGGCCCGGTGACACGGTCAACGTGCACGTGCGCGTCATCGAGGGCAACCGCTCCCGTGTCCAGCAGTTCAAGGGTGTCGTCATCCGCCGGCAGGGCGCCGGGGTCCGCGAGTCCTTCACGGTCCGCAAGGTCAGCTTCGGCGTCGGCGTCGAGCGCACCTTCCCCGTGCACACCCCGGTCGTCGAGAAGATCGAGCTGGTGACCCGCGGCCAGGTCCGCCGCGCCAAGCTGTACTACCTGCGCGACCTCCGCGGCAAGGCCGCGAAGATCAAGGAGAAGCGCGAGAGCTGA
- the ffh gene encoding signal recognition particle protein has translation MFDTLSDRLAATFKTLRGKGRLSEADIDATAREIRVALLEADVALPVVRAFIKQVKERALGAEVSQALNPAQQVIKIVNEELVGILGGETRRLRFAKTPPTVIMLAGLQGAGKTTLAGKLGKWLAGQGHTPLLVAADLQRPNAVNQLQVVGERASVAVYAPEPGNGVGDPVRVAKDSITHARDKQYDVVIVDTAGRLGVDAEMMQQAADIRDAVGPDEILFVVDAMIGQDAVSTAESFRDGVGFDGVVLSKLDGDARGGAALSIAQVTGKQIMFASNGEKLDDFDAFHPDRMASRILGMGDMLSLIEKAEQTFSQQEAEKMAAKLAKGPKEFTLDDFLAQMEQVRKMGSISKLLGMMPGMGQMKEQINNLDERDVDRTAAIIKSMTPGERHDPMIINGSRRARIARGSGVEVSAVKNLVERFFEARKMMSKMAQGGGMPGMPGMPGMPGAGGGGKRKGKQQKKAKGRQRSGNPMKRKADEQAAAERRAASGSPFGGGAEQPPQDFELPEEFKKLL, from the coding sequence GTGTTCGATACGCTCTCCGACCGCCTAGCAGCGACCTTCAAGACCCTCCGGGGGAAAGGCCGGCTGTCCGAGGCGGACATCGACGCCACCGCGCGGGAGATCCGCGTCGCCCTCCTGGAGGCGGATGTCGCGCTGCCCGTGGTACGGGCCTTCATCAAGCAGGTCAAGGAGCGCGCGCTCGGGGCGGAGGTCTCCCAGGCGCTCAACCCCGCCCAGCAGGTCATCAAGATCGTCAACGAGGAGCTCGTCGGCATCCTCGGCGGCGAGACCCGCAGGCTGCGGTTCGCCAAGACCCCGCCGACCGTGATCATGCTCGCGGGCCTCCAGGGCGCGGGCAAGACGACCCTCGCGGGCAAGCTCGGCAAGTGGCTGGCGGGCCAGGGGCACACGCCGCTGCTCGTCGCCGCCGACCTCCAGCGCCCCAATGCCGTCAACCAGTTGCAGGTCGTCGGCGAGCGCGCGTCGGTCGCGGTCTACGCCCCCGAGCCGGGCAACGGTGTCGGTGACCCGGTGCGGGTGGCCAAGGACTCGATCACCCACGCCCGCGACAAGCAGTACGACGTGGTGATCGTCGACACCGCCGGCCGCCTCGGCGTCGACGCCGAGATGATGCAGCAGGCCGCCGACATCCGGGACGCGGTCGGCCCCGACGAGATCCTCTTCGTCGTCGACGCGATGATCGGCCAGGACGCCGTCAGCACGGCCGAGTCGTTCCGCGACGGCGTCGGCTTCGACGGCGTGGTGCTCTCCAAGCTCGACGGCGACGCCCGCGGCGGCGCCGCGCTGTCGATCGCACAGGTCACCGGCAAGCAGATCATGTTCGCCTCCAACGGCGAGAAGCTGGACGACTTCGACGCGTTCCACCCGGACCGCATGGCGTCCCGCATCCTCGGCATGGGCGACATGCTGTCGCTGATCGAGAAGGCGGAGCAGACCTTCAGCCAGCAAGAGGCCGAGAAGATGGCGGCCAAGCTGGCGAAGGGGCCGAAGGAGTTCACGCTCGACGACTTCCTGGCGCAGATGGAGCAGGTCCGCAAGATGGGCTCCATCTCCAAGCTGCTCGGCATGATGCCGGGCATGGGCCAGATGAAGGAGCAGATCAACAACCTCGACGAGCGGGACGTGGACCGTACCGCGGCGATCATCAAGTCGATGACGCCGGGGGAGCGCCACGACCCGATGATCATCAACGGTTCCCGCAGGGCCCGGATCGCGCGCGGCTCCGGCGTCGAGGTCAGCGCCGTGAAGAACCTGGTGGAGCGGTTCTTCGAGGCCCGCAAGATGATGTCGAAGATGGCCCAGGGCGGCGGTATGCCGGGGATGCCGGGCATGCCCGGGATGCCTGGCGCGGGCGGCGGCGGCAAGCGCAAGGGCAAGCAGCAGAAGAAGGCCAAGGGGCGCCAGCGCAGCGGCAATCCGATGAAGCGCAAGGCCGACGAGCAGGCCGCGGCCGAGCGCCGGGCCGCCTCGGGCAGCCCGTTCGGCGGCGGCGCGGAGCAGCCGCCGCAGGACTTCGAGCTGCCGGAGGAGTTCAAGAAGCTGCTGTGA
- the rimM gene encoding ribosome maturation factor RimM (Essential for efficient processing of 16S rRNA): protein MQLVVARIGRAHGIKGEVTVEVRTDEPERRLAPGAVLTTDPAAAGPLTIATGRVHSGRLLLRFEGVTDRTAAEALRNTLLVADVDPEATPEDPEEFYDHQLADLDVVLRDGTPVGRVAEVAHLPYQDLLVVARPDGGEALIPFVSEIVPEIDLDAQRVVVQPPPGLLDVAVSGDRDGAPEGGRGGEGPA, encoded by the coding sequence GTGCAACTCGTAGTCGCGCGGATCGGCCGCGCCCACGGGATCAAGGGCGAGGTCACCGTCGAGGTACGCACCGACGAGCCCGAGCGGCGGCTCGCCCCGGGCGCGGTCCTCACCACGGACCCCGCCGCCGCAGGACCGCTGACCATCGCCACCGGGCGGGTGCACAGCGGCCGGCTGCTGCTGCGCTTCGAGGGCGTCACCGACCGCACCGCCGCCGAGGCGCTGCGCAACACCCTCCTCGTCGCCGACGTCGACCCCGAGGCGACCCCGGAGGACCCCGAGGAGTTCTACGACCACCAGCTCGCCGACCTCGACGTCGTCCTCCGCGACGGCACCCCCGTGGGGCGCGTCGCGGAGGTCGCGCACCTGCCGTACCAGGACCTGCTGGTCGTCGCCCGCCCGGACGGCGGCGAGGCGCTGATCCCGTTCGTCAGCGAGATCGTGCCCGAGATCGACCTCGACGCGCAGCGCGTCGTCGTGCAGCCGCCGCCGGGGCTGCTGGACGTGGCCGTCAGCGGCGACCGGGACGGCGCGCCGGAAGGCGGGCGCGGGGGAGAGGGCCCGGCGTGA
- a CDS encoding [protein-PII] uridylyltransferase, whose protein sequence is MSGDGAGSGPPAGEKDPRPARGAAHSVPGSAASGAPPAEESYAAARVRLLDAEGGAPRRAALARATDRWLAGLLHGAAGGAVSGSVSGAGPGDARGLRGVALVAVGGYGRGELSPRSDLDLLLLHDGSLRPAGLAALADRLWYPVWDMGLALDHSVRTSAEALKTAADDLKVTLGLLDARHVAGDAALTSALRTAVFADWRNRAARRLPELRELGRERAERHGELQFLLEPDLKEARGGLRDATALRAVAASWLADAPREGLDRARARLLDTRDVLHLTTGRATDRLALQEQDQVAEALGLLDADTLLREVYEAARTLAYATDVTWREVDRVLRARGGRRGAARLRNLIGSGQRGPAERTPLADGVVEQDGEVVLARTARPARDPVLPLRAAAAAAQAGLPLSLHAVRLLAAQAPPLPVPWPDEAREQLVTLLGAGEATVQVWESLEAEGFLTRLLPDWERVRCRPQRNAVHRWTVDRHLVETAVRAAALTRRVGRPDLLLVAALLHDIGKGWPDGPGGHSATGETIARDMARRIGFPPADVAVVATLVRHHLLLVETATRRDLDDPATVRLVADAVGGRGTLELLHALTEADALATGPAAWSAWRASLVADLAGRVGAALAGEPAGAAEERAERAPGAAEERLAVEAWRTRAPALTLRARTEEPPPAEAELEGAAGTERAGALPLGVELLVALPDRPDALAALAGVLALHRLTVRTAELRPLRLPPGVADGLEPAPDRTGTPAGAGPGPAAGPGTPDDPDTPHVLLLNWRVASEFGSLPAADRLRADLLRVLDGTLDVPARLAEREKAYRPRRRGTPGPPPRVTVAPGSSQHATVIEVRAQDAPGLLHRIGRALEAAGVRVRGAYVSTLGANAVDAFYVTDPAGRPLADRAADELAGSLQAALV, encoded by the coding sequence GTGTCCGGGGACGGGGCCGGGAGCGGCCCGCCGGCCGGGGAGAAGGACCCCCGACCGGCGCGCGGCGCCGCGCACTCCGTACCGGGATCCGCCGCATCCGGCGCCCCGCCGGCCGAGGAGTCCTACGCCGCCGCCCGGGTGCGGCTGCTCGACGCCGAGGGCGGCGCGCCGCGGCGGGCCGCGCTGGCGCGGGCCACCGACCGCTGGCTCGCCGGCCTGCTCCACGGGGCGGCCGGCGGCGCCGTATCGGGGTCCGTATCAGGTGCCGGACCCGGTGACGCCCGCGGGCTCCGCGGTGTCGCCCTCGTCGCCGTCGGGGGCTACGGGCGCGGGGAGCTGTCACCCCGCAGCGATCTCGATTTGCTCCTCCTCCACGACGGCTCCCTCCGGCCCGCCGGACTCGCCGCCCTCGCCGACCGGCTCTGGTACCCCGTCTGGGACATGGGCCTGGCCCTCGACCACTCCGTACGCACCTCCGCGGAAGCGCTCAAGACCGCCGCCGACGACCTCAAGGTCACCCTCGGACTGCTCGACGCCCGCCACGTCGCCGGCGACGCCGCGCTCACCTCCGCGCTGCGCACCGCCGTCTTCGCCGACTGGCGCAACCGCGCCGCCCGCCGCCTCCCCGAACTGCGCGAGCTGGGCCGGGAGCGGGCCGAGCGCCACGGGGAGCTGCAGTTCCTGCTGGAGCCCGACCTCAAGGAGGCCCGCGGCGGCCTCCGCGACGCCACCGCCCTGCGCGCCGTCGCCGCCTCCTGGCTCGCCGACGCCCCCCGCGAAGGACTGGACCGCGCCCGCGCGCGGCTCCTCGACACCCGCGACGTGCTGCACCTGACCACCGGCCGCGCCACCGACCGGCTCGCGCTCCAGGAGCAGGACCAGGTCGCCGAAGCCCTCGGGCTCCTCGACGCCGACACCCTGCTGCGCGAGGTCTACGAGGCCGCCCGCACACTCGCGTACGCCACCGACGTCACCTGGCGCGAGGTCGACCGCGTCCTGCGCGCCCGCGGCGGCCGGCGCGGCGCCGCCCGGCTGCGGAACCTCATCGGCTCCGGCCAGCGCGGCCCCGCAGAGCGCACCCCCCTCGCCGACGGCGTCGTCGAGCAGGACGGCGAGGTCGTCCTCGCCCGTACCGCCCGCCCCGCCCGCGACCCCGTGCTGCCGCTGCGCGCCGCTGCCGCCGCCGCGCAGGCGGGGCTGCCGCTGTCGCTGCACGCCGTACGGCTGCTCGCCGCGCAGGCGCCGCCGCTGCCCGTCCCGTGGCCGGACGAGGCGCGCGAGCAACTGGTGACCCTCCTCGGCGCCGGCGAGGCCACCGTGCAGGTGTGGGAGAGCCTGGAGGCGGAGGGGTTCCTCACCCGGCTGCTGCCCGACTGGGAGCGGGTACGCTGCCGCCCCCAGCGCAACGCCGTGCACCGCTGGACCGTCGACCGCCACCTCGTGGAGACCGCGGTACGGGCCGCGGCGCTCACCCGCCGCGTCGGCCGTCCCGACCTGCTGCTGGTCGCCGCGCTCCTGCACGACATCGGCAAGGGCTGGCCGGACGGCCCGGGCGGGCACAGCGCCACCGGCGAGACCATCGCCCGCGACATGGCCCGGCGCATCGGCTTCCCGCCCGCCGACGTCGCCGTCGTGGCCACGCTCGTACGCCACCATCTGCTGCTCGTCGAGACCGCCACCCGGCGCGACCTGGACGACCCCGCGACCGTACGCCTCGTGGCCGACGCGGTCGGCGGGCGCGGCACGCTGGAGCTGCTGCACGCGCTCACCGAGGCCGACGCGCTGGCCACGGGACCCGCGGCGTGGAGCGCCTGGCGCGCCTCGCTCGTCGCCGACCTGGCGGGGCGGGTCGGCGCCGCGCTGGCCGGCGAGCCCGCCGGGGCGGCCGAGGAGCGGGCCGAGCGGGCCCCCGGGGCGGCGGAGGAGCGGCTCGCGGTGGAGGCGTGGCGTACCCGCGCCCCGGCGCTGACGCTGCGCGCCAGGACCGAGGAACCGCCGCCCGCGGAGGCGGAGCTGGAAGGCGCGGCGGGTACGGAGCGGGCCGGTGCCCTGCCGCTGGGCGTGGAGCTGCTCGTGGCCCTCCCCGACCGCCCCGACGCCCTGGCCGCGCTCGCGGGCGTACTGGCGCTGCACCGGCTGACCGTACGCACCGCGGAGCTGCGCCCCCTGCGGCTGCCGCCGGGGGTGGCGGACGGCCTGGAGCCCGCGCCGGACCGGACCGGCACCCCGGCCGGCGCCGGGCCCGGGCCCGCGGCCGGTCCCGGCACCCCCGACGACCCCGACACCCCGCACGTCCTCCTCCTCAACTGGCGCGTCGCGTCCGAGTTCGGCTCCCTCCCCGCCGCCGACCGCCTCCGCGCCGACCTCCTGCGCGTCCTCGACGGCACCCTCGACGTGCCCGCCCGCCTCGCCGAGCGGGAGAAGGCGTACCGCCCCCGCCGCCGCGGCACCCCCGGCCCGCCGCCCCGCGTGACCGTCGCCCCCGGCAGCTCCCAGCACGCGACCGTCATCGAGGTCCGTGCCCAGGACGCCCCCGGCCTGCTGCACCGCATCGGCCGGGCGCTGGAGGCGGCCGGGGTGCGGGTGCGCGGCGCGTACGTCAGCACCCTCGGGGCCAACGCCGTCGACGCCTTCTACGTCACCGACCCCGCCGGCCGCCCCCTCGCCGACCGCGCCGCCGACGAGCTGGCCGGGAGTCTCCAGGCGGCGCTGGTCTGA
- the trmD gene encoding tRNA (guanosine(37)-N1)-methyltransferase TrmD: protein MRIDVVSIFPAYLEPLRLSLPGKAIERGVLDVRVHDLREWAFDRHHTVDDTPYGGGPGMVMKPEPWGAALDAVAGSGTGDPVLVVPTPSGRPFTQELAVELAAEPWLVFAPARYEGIDRRLVEEYAGRYRLHEVSIGDYVLAGGEAPVLVIAEAVVRLLPGVLGNAASHQDDSFAPGAMADLLEGPVYTKPPDWRGRTVPDVLLSGDHGRIARWRRDQALRRTAEVRPDLIARAAPGAYDKHDRALLAELGWAEGPDGRFWRTGADVEE, encoded by the coding sequence GTGAGGATCGACGTCGTCTCGATCTTCCCCGCCTATCTGGAGCCGCTGCGGCTGTCGCTCCCCGGCAAGGCCATCGAGCGCGGCGTGCTCGACGTCCGCGTCCACGACCTGCGGGAGTGGGCGTTCGACCGGCACCACACCGTCGACGACACCCCCTACGGCGGCGGTCCCGGCATGGTCATGAAGCCCGAGCCGTGGGGCGCCGCCCTCGACGCCGTCGCCGGCTCCGGGACCGGCGACCCCGTCCTCGTCGTCCCCACCCCCAGCGGCCGGCCCTTCACCCAGGAACTGGCCGTGGAACTGGCCGCCGAGCCCTGGCTGGTCTTCGCCCCCGCCCGCTACGAGGGCATCGACCGCCGCCTGGTCGAGGAGTACGCCGGCCGCTACCGGCTGCACGAGGTGTCCATCGGCGACTACGTCCTCGCCGGCGGCGAGGCCCCCGTCCTCGTCATCGCCGAGGCCGTCGTACGCCTCCTGCCCGGCGTCCTCGGCAACGCCGCCTCCCACCAGGACGACTCCTTCGCCCCCGGCGCCATGGCCGACCTCCTGGAAGGCCCCGTCTACACCAAGCCTCCCGACTGGCGCGGCAGGACCGTACCCGACGTCCTGCTCAGCGGCGACCACGGCCGCATCGCCCGCTGGCGCCGCGACCAGGCGCTGCGCCGCACCGCCGAGGTCCGCCCCGACCTGATCGCGCGGGCCGCGCCCGGTGCGTACGACAAGCACGACAGGGCGCTGCTCGCCGAACTCGGCTGGGCCGAGGGGCCCGACGGACGATTTTGGCGTACGGGCGCCGACGTGGAAGAATAG
- the rpsP gene encoding 30S ribosomal protein S16: MAVKIKLKRLGKIRSPHYRIVVADSRTRRDGRAIEEIGLYHPVQNPSRIEVDSERAQYWLGVGAQPTEPVLAILKVTGDWQKFKGLPAPEPMKVPEPKADKRALFEAAAKDAADEPKGGAVTPKAKKADKAEKSEKAEKAEKKAEKKADAEPGEAAAEAPGA, from the coding sequence GTGGCAGTCAAGATCAAGCTGAAGCGCCTGGGCAAGATCCGGTCGCCGCACTACCGCATCGTCGTCGCCGACTCGCGCACCCGCCGTGACGGCCGGGCCATCGAGGAGATCGGGCTGTACCACCCGGTCCAGAACCCCTCGCGCATCGAGGTCGACTCCGAGCGGGCGCAGTACTGGCTGGGTGTCGGCGCGCAGCCGACCGAGCCCGTGCTCGCCATCCTCAAGGTCACCGGCGACTGGCAGAAGTTCAAGGGCCTGCCGGCGCCCGAGCCGATGAAGGTCCCCGAGCCGAAGGCCGACAAGCGCGCCCTCTTCGAGGCCGCCGCCAAGGACGCCGCCGACGAGCCCAAGGGCGGCGCGGTGACCCCCAAGGCGAAGAAGGCCGACAAGGCTGAGAAGAGCGAGAAGGCCGAGAAGGCCGAGAAGAAGGCCGAGAAGAAGGCCGACGCCGAGCCCGGCGAGGCCGCGGCCGAGGCCCCCGGGGCCTGA
- a CDS encoding P-II family nitrogen regulator, giving the protein MKLITAVIKPHRLDEVKEALQAFGVQGLTVTEASGYGRQRGHTEVYRGAEYTVDLVPKVRIEVLVEDDDAEQLVEVVVKAARTGKIGDGKVWSVPVDTAVRVRTGERGPDAL; this is encoded by the coding sequence GTGAAGCTCATCACGGCAGTGATCAAGCCGCACCGGCTGGACGAGGTGAAGGAGGCCCTCCAGGCCTTCGGCGTGCAGGGGCTGACGGTCACGGAGGCCAGCGGCTACGGCAGGCAGCGCGGCCACACCGAGGTGTACCGGGGCGCGGAGTACACGGTGGACCTCGTGCCGAAGGTGCGTATCGAGGTGCTGGTGGAGGACGACGACGCCGAGCAGTTGGTGGAGGTCGTGGTGAAGGCGGCACGGACGGGCAAGATCGGCGACGGCAAGGTGTGGAGCGTGCCGGTGGACACGGCGGTACGGGTCCGCACCGGCGAGCGCGGCCCCGACGCGCTCTGA
- a CDS encoding ammonium transporter, with translation MNGADTAFVLISAALVMLMTPGLAFFYGGMVRVKSTLNMLMMSFISLGIVSILWVLYGYSLTFGDDIGGGVLGDLDHAGMAGITPETLTGGDEGIPVLAFAAFQLMFAIITPALISGALADRVKFTAWALFIALWVTIVYFPVAHWVWGPDGFIGLNGDIKAIDFAGGTAVHINAGVAALAAVLVVGKRIGFKKDPMRPHNLPFVLLGAALLWFGWFGFNAGSELAADGVAATMLLNTQVATGAAVVGWLIYEKWRHGSVTMLGAASGAIAGLVAITPSGASVNAVGALAVGIIAGVVCAWAVGLKYKLGYDDSLDVVGVHLVGGIVGTLAIGFFAIDEIGLFYGGGLEQLGRQAAGAGVVLVYTFVVTWLLAKGIDRLVGFRVGEDEELAGVDRSQHAESAYDFSGVGSAAVAAAPGAASVGGQAAGTDRATAAAAADKRVDA, from the coding sequence TTGAATGGCGCCGATACCGCATTTGTACTGATCAGCGCGGCGCTGGTCATGTTGATGACGCCCGGTCTTGCCTTCTTCTACGGGGGCATGGTGCGGGTCAAAAGCACCCTGAACATGCTGATGATGAGCTTCATCTCGCTCGGGATCGTCAGCATCCTGTGGGTGCTCTACGGCTACAGCCTCACCTTCGGCGACGACATCGGCGGCGGCGTCCTCGGCGACCTCGACCACGCCGGCATGGCCGGGATCACCCCCGAGACGCTGACGGGAGGCGACGAGGGCATCCCGGTGCTCGCGTTCGCCGCCTTCCAGCTCATGTTCGCCATCATCACCCCCGCACTCATCAGCGGCGCCCTCGCGGACCGGGTGAAGTTCACCGCCTGGGCGCTCTTCATCGCCCTGTGGGTCACGATCGTCTACTTCCCCGTCGCGCACTGGGTCTGGGGCCCGGACGGCTTCATCGGCCTGAACGGCGACATCAAGGCCATCGACTTCGCGGGCGGCACCGCCGTGCACATCAACGCCGGCGTCGCGGCACTGGCCGCCGTGCTCGTCGTGGGGAAGCGCATCGGCTTCAAGAAGGACCCGATGCGGCCGCACAATCTGCCCTTCGTGCTGCTGGGCGCCGCGCTGCTGTGGTTCGGCTGGTTCGGCTTCAACGCCGGCTCCGAGCTGGCCGCCGACGGCGTCGCCGCGACGATGCTCCTCAACACCCAGGTCGCCACCGGCGCCGCCGTCGTCGGCTGGCTGATCTACGAGAAGTGGCGGCACGGCTCGGTCACGATGCTCGGTGCCGCGTCCGGCGCCATCGCGGGACTGGTGGCGATCACCCCGTCCGGCGCGTCGGTGAACGCCGTGGGCGCGCTGGCGGTGGGGATCATCGCCGGGGTCGTCTGCGCCTGGGCCGTGGGCCTGAAGTACAAGCTGGGCTACGACGACTCGCTCGACGTCGTCGGCGTCCACCTGGTCGGCGGCATCGTCGGCACGCTCGCGATCGGCTTCTTCGCCATCGACGAGATCGGCCTGTTCTACGGCGGCGGTCTCGAGCAGCTCGGCCGGCAGGCGGCGGGCGCGGGCGTGGTGCTCGTCTACACGTTCGTCGTCACCTGGCTGCTTGCCAAGGGCATCGACCGGCTGGTGGGCTTCCGGGTCGGCGAGGACGAGGAACTCGCTGGCGTGGACCGTTCGCAGCACGCGGAGAGCGCGTACGACTTCAGCGGCGTGGGCTCGGCGGCGGTGGCCGCGGCGCCGGGAGCGGCGTCCGTGGGCGGTCAGGCGGCGGGCACGGACAGGGCGACGGCGGCCGCGGCCGCGGACAAGAGGGTTGACGCGTGA